The sequence CAAGCGCCACAACTTCCTGTGCCCCCGCAAGCCGCCCGAACCCTTATGGCGGTCGTGTCCAAAGCGTCCCTGACGCAAGTGCCCACAGCAACATTCAAACGCTGAGTTTCAGCGTTTGAATGCACAATCAGTGTGGCTAAAGCAGATTCAAACGACATGGAATAGTGTCATAAATTAACTTCATTAAAGCTGAAATCGGATGAGTGCCGTTTACTCTTTCCGTTTTCTTGATTGCAGGTAAAAAGCCAATACGGCAAAAATCACGATGACAAATAGGACTGTGTTGGCTTGCTTGACCGCATCAATGACGGCATGCCCATAGTGATAATAAATATAAAAAAAAGTCACGCTGGAGAGTGTGCAGGCGAAGAGGTCGGAAAAAAAGAATTTAACGAAACTCATCTGGCCCAGTCCTGCAGTAAGGAATAAACCATTTCTAACCCCGAAGGGTATAAATCTTCCGATAATCAATGTCGCAATCCCATATCTTTCGTAATAAGCGTGAATTTTATTGATTCTCTCAGCAGGCACCCAGTTGGAAAAAAATTTAGTATGCGCCATTTTAGGCCCTAAATAACGGCCGATGCTGTAACAAATCAAGTCTGAAATAAACGCCCCCATGTAAACACCGAGAAATAACTGGGGCAGGTGTTCCGGACTGTTTTTGGCTAGTAGGGCCGATATAAACAGCATTGCATCTTCGGATACCGGAATGTTGAATCCGGCTAGCAGTAAAGCGCCGAAGATAATCCAGTGTGCATACTCGGTGTGGGCCTGAATGAAGGTCAGTAGGGTATCCATAATTAAATTAGCAGGTCAGTTTCAAGAGGTCCGACAATAATAAGTTCTGCCGCATTGCCGGGCATGATTTTATTTTTACCGGGTTAATGACTCATTCGGAAAATCCCGCAGGCGTTAGCACGATAATTGTTTTCCCCTGATCTATGAGTAAAAGATTATCTTTTCCGATCAGATAATCAAACGTCTGATTATACCCATCGTAT comes from Methylicorpusculum oleiharenae and encodes:
- a CDS encoding DedA family protein, which produces MDTLLTFIQAHTEYAHWIIFGALLLAGFNIPVSEDAMLFISALLAKNSPEHLPQLFLGVYMGAFISDLICYSIGRYLGPKMAHTKFFSNWVPAERINKIHAYYERYGIATLIIGRFIPFGVRNGLFLTAGLGQMSFVKFFFSDLFACTLSSVTFFYIYYHYGHAVIDAVKQANTVLFVIVIFAVLAFYLQSRKRKE